The following coding sequences lie in one Miscanthus floridulus cultivar M001 chromosome 9, ASM1932011v1, whole genome shotgun sequence genomic window:
- the LOC136479974 gene encoding uncharacterized protein, with amino-acid sequence MRYMVWLDFPSSNNTAEYEALVNGLRIAIELGIRRLDIMADSQLVVNQVMKESSYHDTKMEAYCQEVRQLEDRFDGLELNHIPRHLNKAADTLVKAASDREPVPTGVFASDQHKPSVRYTGSEQANDGPSSPTPGAEPPTAPPDPEVMELEEDLVAESDLPDDWRTPYLDYLLHDILPTDKTEGKLLLGDIHGGVCGHHAAPITLVGNAF; translated from the exons atgaggtacatggtttggcttgaTTTCCCCTCATcgaacaatactgcagaatatgaagcactcgtcaacggcctacgaatcgccatcgagctgggcatccgacgcctcgacatcaTGGCCGACTCCCAActagtcgtcaaccaggtcatgaaggagtcgagctaccacgacaccaagatggaggcatactgccaagaagtccgacagCTAGAGGATAGATTTGATGGCCTCGAGCtgaatcacatcccaaggcacctcaacaAAGCAGCTGACACGCTCGTAAAAGCAGCATCTGACCGAGAACCAGTCccgacaggcgtctttgccagtgatcaacataaaccctcggtacgctacacggggtcagaacaagccaacgatggcccatctagtccgaccccaggGGCTGAACCtccaactgctccgcccgaccccgaggtcatggagcttgaagaagacctaGTAGCGGAGTCCGACcttcccgatgactggagaacaccttacctcgactacctcctccacgacatactaccgacagacaagacggaa ggaaaactcctgctgggcgacatccacggtggagtgtGCGGTCATCATGCTGCACCAATAactttggttgggaatgcattctga